One window of the Marinilactibacillus sp. Marseille-P9653 genome contains the following:
- a CDS encoding SulP family inorganic anion transporter, whose product MRDKKQPKQEKFRPMQLLKDNKGAIRGDVLSGLTVALALIPESIAFTFVAGVSPILSLQTAFMIGLVAAIFTGRPGMISSSTAAIAVVIASLVATHGLEYLFAMVVLMGVIQIIIGLLKLGKYARIIPYPVMLGFLNGLSILIFIAQLDQFKINQVVEVNGNMVTQSVWMPWTDLAVMIGFVLFIMAMIHIIPKFTKVIPSSLIAIVVMTLIAVGLGSFGMHLRNVQDFAGMEIVGGLPGFHIPQVPLNFETLRIITPYAFIGGLVGLTEAVLTLQVIDEMTNTRGRTNKEIIAQGLANTVNGFFGGMGGDAMIGQSIINIKSGGRHRLSGLVAASALMFFIMFGSAFINAIPLTGLVGVMFMVVVGTFKWESLRYKGKVPMQDILVVIIVSAITIFADLATAVITGVVVSALIFAWEKGKVIYANVEESDNGSKTYKINGTLFFGSVLNFKELFDVESDPDEVILDLKYAKVTDYSAVEAISSVTKRYEESGKTFKIVRLSDECKRMFHNANAFTSVIIDEGEDEIIEYPYV is encoded by the coding sequence ATGAGAGATAAAAAACAGCCGAAACAGGAGAAGTTTCGACCGATGCAATTATTGAAAGACAATAAAGGCGCAATTAGAGGAGACGTACTGTCAGGGTTAACAGTAGCGTTAGCGTTAATACCTGAATCCATCGCTTTTACATTTGTAGCGGGTGTTAGTCCAATTCTTAGTTTACAAACAGCCTTTATGATTGGATTAGTGGCAGCAATTTTTACAGGAAGACCTGGTATGATCAGTTCCTCTACGGCTGCAATTGCAGTGGTCATCGCTTCATTGGTCGCAACTCATGGACTAGAATACCTTTTTGCAATGGTTGTCCTCATGGGTGTTATACAAATAATCATCGGATTATTAAAATTAGGGAAATATGCTAGAATCATCCCTTATCCAGTAATGCTTGGCTTTTTGAATGGATTATCGATCCTAATTTTTATAGCACAATTGGATCAGTTCAAAATCAATCAAGTAGTAGAAGTAAATGGGAATATGGTTACACAATCTGTCTGGATGCCGTGGACAGATCTGGCAGTTATGATTGGCTTTGTACTATTTATTATGGCTATGATTCACATCATTCCTAAATTCACTAAAGTGATTCCGTCTAGTCTAATTGCTATCGTTGTAATGACTTTAATCGCTGTTGGGCTTGGGAGTTTCGGGATGCACCTCAGAAATGTACAAGACTTTGCTGGAATGGAAATTGTTGGTGGACTACCAGGATTCCATATTCCTCAAGTTCCGTTAAACTTTGAAACGCTTAGAATCATTACGCCGTATGCCTTTATAGGTGGGCTTGTCGGATTAACTGAAGCGGTATTGACCCTTCAAGTAATTGATGAAATGACTAATACTCGAGGTAGAACAAACAAGGAGATTATTGCACAAGGACTTGCGAATACAGTCAACGGTTTCTTTGGCGGCATGGGAGGAGATGCAATGATTGGTCAGTCGATCATTAATATCAAATCTGGTGGACGTCATCGTTTATCTGGACTCGTTGCGGCCTCTGCTCTAATGTTTTTCATCATGTTTGGCTCAGCATTTATCAATGCGATTCCACTAACTGGTCTAGTTGGGGTTATGTTTATGGTGGTTGTTGGGACCTTTAAATGGGAAAGTTTACGCTATAAAGGGAAAGTACCTATGCAAGATATTTTAGTTGTCATTATTGTATCAGCAATCACAATCTTTGCAGACCTTGCAACAGCTGTTATTACTGGAGTGGTTGTTTCAGCATTGATTTTCGCATGGGAAAAAGGGAAAGTGATTTATGCCAATGTAGAAGAATCTGATAATGGTTCGAAAACATACAAAATCAATGGAACGCTGTTCTTTGGTTCAGTCCTGAATTTCAAAGAGTTATTTGATGTAGAGAGTGACCCAGATGAAGTGATCTTGGATTTAAAATACGCAAAAGTAACAGATTATTCTGCAGTAGAAGCGATCAGCTCCGTTACCAAACGATATGAAGAATCAGGTAAGACATTCAAGATTGTCAGATTAAGTGATGAATGTAAACGAATGTTCCACAATGCAAATGCCTTTACTTCTGTCATTATTGACGAAGGTGAAGATGAAATCATCGAATATCCATACGTATAA
- a CDS encoding GNAT family N-acetyltransferase encodes MNRREGEAVNRHFGSEKWHQAAAFYVRMQVFVLECGIGLTEEFDMDDHDKTNYAVIYDGNKAVATGRYTQIDVETIRPGRIAVLKDYRNRGLGQQIIEELEKESLERGIKQSIIHGELTAAAFYEKLGYKKCSEEYLEDGVPCVTLKKQLVQ; translated from the coding sequence GTGAATAGAAGAGAGGGAGAAGCTGTGAATAGACACTTTGGAAGTGAGAAATGGCACCAAGCAGCTGCTTTTTATGTCCGTATGCAGGTATTTGTCTTGGAATGCGGTATAGGTTTGACAGAAGAGTTTGATATGGACGATCATGATAAAACCAATTACGCTGTGATTTACGATGGAAATAAAGCAGTTGCCACCGGTCGTTATACACAGATAGATGTTGAAACGATTCGTCCTGGAAGAATCGCTGTACTAAAAGACTATCGAAATCGTGGACTTGGACAACAAATTATCGAAGAACTAGAGAAAGAAAGCCTAGAACGTGGGATTAAACAATCAATTATCCACGGTGAACTGACAGCCGCCGCTTTTTATGAGAAACTTGGATATAAAAAATGCTCAGAAGAATATTTAGAAGACGGCGTACCCTGTGTTACACTTAAAAAACAGTTAGTTCAGTAG
- a CDS encoding helix-turn-helix domain-containing protein, with protein sequence MEFGPKIKALRIATGMTAKELAQKIDISPSFISAIEHNSTKLSLKTLSHICDALDVTLSEFFNDEASPIEKRLTTVIQSLPEEKQYDLLKFLDGLNW encoded by the coding sequence ATGGAATTTGGTCCTAAAATCAAAGCTTTAAGAATCGCTACAGGAATGACCGCTAAAGAACTTGCACAGAAAATCGACATTTCTCCTTCTTTTATTTCTGCGATTGAACATAATTCAACAAAATTATCTTTAAAAACACTTTCTCATATATGTGATGCGTTAGATGTCACCTTATCTGAATTCTTTAATGATGAAGCCAGTCCTATTGAAAAAAGATTGACCACAGTTATTCAGTCTTTACCTGAAGAAAAACAATACGATCTTCTCAAATTTTTGGATGGTTTGAATTGGTAA
- a CDS encoding cation-translocating P-type ATPase encodes MQHYQQNTEEVLSSLNTTGDGLTSSEVQKRQEEKGFNELEQKDRQSTLSLFLESFKDPMVIVLLIVAVVQVLLGETVESIIIFAVLVINSILSVVQTRKAEDSLASLRNMAAPTATVIRNNSTQSIPARELVVGDIIVLEAGNNIPADGRLLEAESLQVEEGALTGESVPSDKNAITIPEETGLADRLNMVYSGTLVTYGRAKYVVTGIGTETEMGKVAKLIQNATSKQTPLQRKLEVFSKKLGFVILGLSILIFGIQAARIFLGGTQDIQIPLLNAFMFAVAVAVAAIPEALQSIVTIVLSVGTNKMAKRHAIIRKLPAVETLGSTSVICTDKTGTLTQNKMTVVDTFLAGQSEKAYTNQPDQWSFDENRLMQIAVLANDSSINEKGESSGDPTEIALIDHSNKQGLPFSTLRSTYPRIAELPFDSTRKLMSTLHDIDGEQMILTKGGPDVLFKRCSKILIDGNVEELTETHLKQLYDKNEHFSDQAMRVLAFAYKPVTKSELDLDDENDLIFVGLLAMIDPPREEVYDAIKEAAEAGIRTIMITGDHKTTARAIARDLNIFTEDDIALTGQELDALSEEELMEKLEHITVYARVTPENKIRIVEAWQNKDQITAMTGDGVNDAPALKQADIGVAMGSGTDVSKDAAAMILTDDNFVSIVSAVSVGRNVYSNIKKAIAYLFSGNLGAVTAIIAALLMNWVNPFTALQLLFINLVNDSIPAIALGMEPGEPHIMKQKPRDPNEGIFSGQTLQSVIFRGLTIGVAVIISQYIGLGYSNEISVAMAFTTLILARTLQVFPARSNSQTVFQAGFFTNKYVVGAFAVCMMLYGITILPIVRPIFDIPAEFGLEHWGIAAGLALATTAILEIRKLVFPSKLAD; translated from the coding sequence ATGCAACATTATCAGCAGAATACCGAGGAAGTTTTATCTTCACTCAATACTACAGGAGATGGATTAACCTCCTCAGAAGTACAAAAGAGGCAAGAAGAAAAGGGATTCAATGAGCTAGAACAAAAAGACCGTCAGTCTACCTTATCTTTATTTTTAGAAAGCTTTAAAGATCCAATGGTTATTGTTCTTTTAATTGTAGCTGTCGTTCAAGTTTTATTAGGCGAGACCGTTGAGTCTATCATCATATTCGCTGTACTTGTGATCAATTCCATCCTCAGTGTCGTACAAACGAGAAAAGCGGAAGATTCGCTGGCATCCCTTAGAAATATGGCTGCTCCAACCGCAACGGTTATTCGAAACAACAGTACGCAAAGTATACCTGCTAGAGAACTGGTTGTTGGAGATATTATCGTATTAGAAGCTGGAAATAATATACCAGCCGATGGACGCTTGCTTGAAGCAGAGTCTTTACAAGTTGAAGAAGGTGCTCTAACAGGAGAATCTGTTCCTTCCGATAAGAATGCGATAACAATACCAGAAGAGACTGGATTAGCTGATCGACTCAATATGGTTTATAGCGGAACACTTGTAACGTATGGACGAGCAAAATACGTCGTTACTGGAATCGGAACAGAAACTGAAATGGGTAAAGTAGCTAAATTGATCCAAAATGCAACCTCTAAGCAAACCCCACTTCAACGTAAATTAGAAGTGTTCAGTAAAAAATTAGGATTTGTGATTCTTGGTTTGTCTATTCTGATTTTCGGAATACAAGCTGCGCGTATCTTTTTAGGTGGAACACAGGATATCCAGATTCCATTACTAAATGCCTTTATGTTTGCGGTCGCGGTTGCGGTTGCTGCAATTCCAGAAGCTTTGCAATCAATCGTAACGATTGTATTATCCGTTGGAACCAACAAAATGGCTAAACGTCACGCCATCATTCGTAAACTACCAGCCGTTGAAACATTGGGCTCTACTAGTGTTATCTGTACGGATAAGACCGGAACATTGACACAAAACAAAATGACAGTCGTTGATACATTCTTGGCTGGCCAATCAGAAAAAGCTTATACTAATCAACCAGATCAATGGTCTTTTGACGAAAATCGCCTGATGCAGATCGCCGTTCTTGCAAATGATTCTTCCATTAATGAAAAAGGAGAATCAAGTGGCGATCCTACTGAGATTGCGTTAATCGATCACAGTAATAAACAAGGATTACCTTTTTCAACGCTACGCTCCACTTATCCTAGAATAGCAGAGTTGCCTTTTGACTCTACTCGTAAACTGATGTCTACTCTTCACGACATTGACGGCGAGCAGATGATTCTGACTAAAGGTGGACCCGATGTTCTCTTCAAACGTTGTTCTAAAATCTTGATCGATGGAAACGTTGAAGAATTGACAGAAACGCATTTAAAACAATTATACGACAAAAATGAACATTTCTCTGACCAGGCAATGCGTGTTCTGGCATTTGCTTACAAACCAGTAACTAAGTCTGAGCTAGATTTAGATGATGAGAATGATTTGATTTTTGTAGGATTACTTGCAATGATTGATCCTCCAAGAGAAGAAGTTTACGATGCCATTAAAGAGGCTGCCGAAGCTGGTATTCGTACAATTATGATTACAGGTGATCATAAAACAACGGCGCGTGCAATCGCAAGAGACTTAAATATTTTCACAGAAGATGACATTGCTTTAACCGGACAAGAACTAGATGCCCTTTCTGAAGAAGAATTGATGGAAAAACTTGAGCACATTACTGTATATGCCCGAGTTACGCCAGAAAATAAAATCCGTATCGTTGAAGCTTGGCAGAATAAAGACCAGATCACTGCCATGACCGGTGATGGTGTGAATGATGCTCCAGCATTGAAACAAGCAGATATCGGGGTCGCTATGGGTAGCGGGACAGACGTTTCAAAAGACGCCGCTGCTATGATCTTGACGGATGATAATTTTGTATCCATCGTAAGTGCCGTTTCAGTAGGTAGAAATGTTTATAGTAATATCAAAAAAGCGATCGCTTATCTATTTTCAGGTAACTTGGGTGCTGTTACTGCGATTATTGCTGCACTACTCATGAACTGGGTGAATCCATTCACTGCCTTACAGTTACTATTTATCAACTTGGTCAATGATTCTATCCCTGCAATTGCGCTAGGAATGGAACCAGGTGAACCGCATATTATGAAACAAAAACCAAGAGATCCTAACGAAGGTATCTTCTCTGGTCAGACATTACAGTCTGTAATCTTTAGAGGATTGACCATTGGTGTAGCTGTTATTATTTCTCAGTATATCGGTTTAGGATATTCTAATGAAATTAGTGTGGCTATGGCCTTTACAACCTTGATTCTTGCTAGAACACTACAGGTCTTCCCTGCTCGTTCGAATTCTCAAACCGTTTTCCAAGCAGGATTCTTTACAAATAAATATGTTGTCGGTGCATTTGCCGTATGTATGATGTTATATGGCATCACTATTTTGCCGATTGTCCGCCCAATTTTTGATATACCAGCAGAATTTGGACTAGAACATTGGGGAATCGCTGCTGGACTAGCACTTGCTACAACAGCTATTCTAGAAATTAGAAAGCTTGTCTTCCCTTCGAAATTAGCAGATTAA
- a CDS encoding aldo/keto reductase, translating to MMEYSYLGRTGLKVSKICLGTMNFGSYTSEEDAFAIMDRALEAGINFFDTANVYGGKGQRGQTEEIIGRWFAQGGGRREKVVLATKVYGGMENEADGPNQGSGLSAYKIRRHLEESLKRLQTDHVELYQMHHIERHAPWEEIWGVFESIVNQGKAYYIGSSNFAGYHLALAQAAAEKRQFLGLVSEQHKYNLLCRLPELEVLPAAGDLGIGIIPWSPLEGGMLSGKMLDPEPGSRSESRAAKLTDHERSQLEDYAKLCEELGESEPNVALAWLLANPAVTAPIIGPRTMEQLEQALRAVEINLSEDTMKELDRIFPGPGGRAPEAYAW from the coding sequence ATGATGGAATACAGTTATCTAGGACGAACAGGACTAAAAGTAAGCAAGATTTGTTTAGGAACAATGAATTTTGGTTCATATACAAGTGAAGAGGATGCTTTTGCCATCATGGATAGAGCATTGGAAGCAGGCATTAACTTCTTTGATACAGCAAATGTATATGGTGGTAAAGGTCAAAGAGGACAAACAGAAGAGATTATTGGTCGTTGGTTCGCACAAGGTGGCGGACGACGTGAAAAAGTTGTTCTAGCAACAAAAGTTTATGGTGGGATGGAAAATGAAGCCGATGGTCCAAATCAAGGAAGTGGGCTCTCTGCTTATAAAATCCGTCGTCATCTGGAAGAATCTTTGAAACGACTACAAACCGATCATGTAGAACTGTATCAGATGCATCATATTGAACGCCACGCACCGTGGGAAGAAATATGGGGTGTATTCGAGTCAATTGTCAATCAAGGAAAAGCTTATTATATTGGATCCAGTAACTTTGCAGGCTATCATCTTGCCCTAGCTCAAGCGGCAGCTGAGAAAAGACAATTCCTTGGACTAGTATCCGAACAGCACAAGTATAATCTGCTTTGTAGACTACCGGAATTAGAAGTACTTCCAGCTGCAGGAGATTTGGGTATTGGCATCATTCCGTGGAGCCCGCTAGAGGGTGGAATGCTTAGTGGTAAGATGCTCGATCCAGAGCCAGGTTCAAGAAGTGAAAGTCGCGCAGCTAAGCTAACTGACCACGAACGCAGTCAATTAGAAGATTACGCTAAGCTATGCGAAGAACTTGGGGAATCTGAACCAAATGTCGCATTGGCATGGCTTTTAGCAAATCCTGCGGTGACAGCACCAATTATTGGTCCAAGAACAATGGAACAATTAGAGCAAGCACTTAGAGCCGTTGAAATCAATCTTTCAGAAGATACAATGAAAGAATTGGATAGAATTTTCCCAGGACCGGGTGGACGTGCTCCAGAAGCTTATGCTTGGTAA